A window of Cynocephalus volans isolate mCynVol1 chromosome 3, mCynVol1.pri, whole genome shotgun sequence genomic DNA:
AGCATCCATGGGGTGCAAGGCCTGCAGCCCACACATGTCGCATATCTCTCCGTGGAGGTACACACAGCTCTCCCCACGAAAGCATTCACCCCTGGCAGCATAGCGACAAAGCTGCTTTCCCATGCCCACAGCCATCTGCTCCCTCTCAGTCACCAAGCTTTGCAGAGGAACCTCGGGGGCAGGAAGGATCCCACGGCCCCGATAGGGCTGCCCGGGAACAAACTCAATGGCATTCTCCCAGCCTTCTGCTCCCGCTGCACCTGCTCCTGCTGCACCTGCTCCTCCTCCGGCAGCTCCACGGCCTGCATTGTCTGTGTCGGCTTCAAAGAAACCCCTTTCAGCAGCCGAGCCAATCAGAGGCAAGGAGCGTGAGGATGCAGCAGGGGGGGTTTCCACCACTTCCTGAGTCGGGGGCTCGCTCTGCGCAGCCGCACTGGGGCCTCTGTCTGCAGAGGCCCGAGGCGGCGAACCGCGGCCCTCCCTGGCCTTCTGCCTGACAGAGAGGTCGTGGGAGTAGCGACAGTTCTCCCCCTCCTTGCACAGCCCATGTACATAATACCTGCAGACGATTTGCTTTGTCCAGCTGCCGCTGCTCCGGCCTGGAAGAGAGCTGGGCCCGGCCCCTCCCCCTGAGGCCCGAGCAGACCTCAGACCCATTGTGCGTTGGGGGGCTGGCTCCGTAACCACACGGGGGGCGGGCAGGCCCACAGCTGCTTGAAGGGAGACTGGGTCTGGAGCTGTTAATTCCCCGGAGGCCTCACACACGGGGAGGTCGGGCCCAGATGCACCCTCCCCTGCTGCCTCGGCACCTGCCTCGGCCCCGGGTGCCTCGTAGGCTTCAGAGGGAGCTGCAGGCTCTTCCATGGCAGCTTCTTGGCCCTGAAACGGTGCCAAAACCTCCCCGGTGTGCCTTATTTTGGGGCTGAAAACCCCGAGTTCGGGGAAGGTACGGAGGACTCAGGAAGGGAAGTGtgcatcttttttccttccccCCCGCTCTCTGCTCCCTGTGACTATTTGTTCCTACTCACTCCCGGGGACAGGCAGCGCGGGGGACACTTCCTGTGGGGACACCATCTGCGCTCCGCTCGGTCTCTGCCGCAGACGTCAGATCTGACATCTTTTTTGTTCAACACAGGCAGCGAAGCCCCAGCCCCCTTCTCCGGCCTCTGCCCCTGCTCCGCTACGCTCCGGTAGTCCCTAATTCCTTCTCTCACAGCGTCTTCTCCAGAGGATG
This region includes:
- the MKRN3 gene encoding probable E3 ubiquitin-protein ligase makorin-3, whose translation is MEEPAAPSEAYEAPGAEAGAEAAGEGASGPDLPVCEASGELTAPDPVSLQAAVGLPAPRVVTEPAPQRTMGLRSARASGGGAGPSSLPGRSSGSWTKQIVCRYYVHGLCKEGENCRYSHDLSVRQKAREGRGSPPRASADRGPSAAAQSEPPTQEVVETPPAASSRSLPLIGSAAERGFFEADTDNAGRGAAGGGAGAAGAGAAGAEGWENAIEFVPGQPYRGRGILPAPEVPLQSLVTEREQMAVGMGKQLCRYAARGECFRGESCVYLHGEICDMCGLQALHPMDAAQREDHIRACIEAHEKDMELSFAVQRSMDKVCGICMEVVYEKAIPSDRRFGILSNCNHTFCIKCIRRWRSASQFENRITKSCPQCRVNSSLVIPSEFWVEEEEEKQKLIEQYKEAMNNKPCRYFAEGRGQCPFGRYCFYKHAYPEGQGEHPHRPGGGPSSTYWHQILQPVQVGEGNMLFKSRKKEIVMRWLANLLFKLFLSLRGDEFPFSEDQ